ACATAcgtaatttttctcattgataCCATTGTTGTTGGCTGAGAGAACAATAGTGGTGCAGTTTACCCCGAATGAAAGAAGACTTCTTCCACTTTGAATTTgatttgtcaaattttaaacgaagctcGGAAAATAACTCTGAAACAGCACCTCCAGATATGTAAACCTCATATGAATCCACTCattgcatttctttttatttctaggCGCAGTTAAAATGGCTAGCACTGGCGACACAGTGGAAAACCTTCCTGTTGAAGAGGCACGAGGTGGGGTGACTGAGATTGAGCAAGGGGCCAGAGATTCAACGGATGAAATGCGCCACTACCTATCCAGCAATTTTGCTTCTCTGCGAGATGAGATTCACAAAGAGATCActtcaagggatgtcatgcttcAAAAACTGGAAGAGAGCGTCACTAGATTATCTGAGGATATCGCTCCTGTGAAAGATTATGTGACGGCAGAGATGGAAGAGGAGGACGACGACTCAAGTTCTTCATCTTCAGGTTCGCCTGAAGATAGCGCTCCTCAGGACGGAGACCAGGAAActgaagaagagagaaataatagagCATTAAATAGATGTGTGGACGTGATGATGAGTCTCACGGAAATACGGAAGAATAACGAGGAGAAAACAAAGATAGTCAGAGGTTTTTACGAGAAAATATACGAAGCATCTCCCCTGACCTCTCTTATGTTAACGTTCCTGGAGAGAAATCGTGGAGTGAAAGTACTAGTCGATTGTGATTCCTCCTATATCCACAACTTAGTGAAACGATTGGTCAGCTTGGACGGTGCAAAATGTACTGGAACATTTTTTCGTACGTTCGCCGACTTTTTTGAATGCAAGGTTTACTTGGGAGGTAAGGCTGGAAAATATTCACTATGGGAAGGGGACAAAACAGTGTACAAAAATCATGACCCTGAAGTTTCCCTGGCTCAGAGCTTGGCACAGATGGTGATCCACTTGATTTTCAAAACCCGAGGCTGTCCTTATGCATGTAACGATGAAATGCATGAGAAACTGTATGAGAAAATTGAACAGGAAGAATTGCAGAAGAAGAATACCTCAGGAGTGTGCATGGACGACTTGATAAAAGATGCCTTGAGTATGAAAACACCTTTAGGGAGAGAAGTATCATTGATTTCGGTCGTCCCGGCAATGTTGGTCAAGTACGGTTCGAAGAAAGGAATGTCGATACTGCAGAGGGAGATACCTTTCCTCACGTTCTTCTTCATGCAACGTGTGATTCCGAAAATGAGGAACTAGTCAATGAGGTAAGTGACTCACTTGGTAAACATTTTATCGGAATACAGGAATCTTCATGAAAAATTCGAGTCATTCTCCATGGCATATGGGTCTGTTGTTATTTAATGTGCTTCCACTGTAAGCTAAGAGAGTAAAGAATATGTCCCTCTTCAATTGCAACATTTGTGAGTTATTTTGAAACACTCATTTTATTCTGTGCAGAAATTTCTTCATCtgtgacattttttttctttatttattttaaatgttttaataactCACTCACTCCTTGAAGTGTCCTATATTTGTACATGCAAATTACcggacaaatgaaaatattaatacaataataGTTTTAACATCCTTAATGGTTTCAGAGACTTTGGAAagcgtcaaaaataaaaatatctcattatGATGGAGAGAAATGTTAGTAATcattgcataaaaacacacatacGTACATTCCTAAAATTTACACTTCACAATATTCAGCAATGCTATAAAAGACGTTCTTTTTTCGCAATCACAACCTCACGTCAGCCCTAAACGTTgccagggatgccaacttacaaaaaaatattcggggggcccaaaccgggtatgTATCCTGccacagaaaattttataagtaacgagttttaaatttcttaagcattttagatgagtcatgcgatcaacattagagccatgataactcgaatctcgatatctggacgctccggggaaaatcgacagcctgacacatttttttcctcacacccataacgaatttcaGAGGgtgggttcgggccccctcaggccccatggagtcggcaccaatGAATTTTGCTTACGATAGTTTAGGTCATGAGTGATAGCACTTTTATTTCTGCGTTTACAATCACAGCATCTgttgcatttgttaaatttttagttaacgatCAGCCTATGATTTTTATGGGATATATATTTCAGCTAAAAATGGCATGCGTAAATTTGACAGatcaacctggaaaaaaccgagaattttataatttaataagtgGGAGAACCCTGACTGataacattaataatattaataataattatcgcATTTTATTGTGTTAATTAATGAGGGCCAAACAATTTTGTTACATATCTGTTTTGTTTACTTGCTTCAACAGGTATGAAGAATGTGCCTTCAACAAAACGTCGGAGATGAGTGCCTTGAAGTTATTGTTCTTAAGTTCCTGAAATTCATAGTCTTGAAGAAGAGATTCGTATTTTATTCCACGTCAGTCATTTTGGTGAACCAGGAGTTGAACAGTGGCTGGCCACATGTATCAATGTTTTCGCAATTGTTACCTAATCGGAGCTTGATTTAcgacctatatatatatataaggttggatattattgttatagtttcataattatgtttattgtaacatgccattttaattttttaatgcctttatcAAAAAACGCGCAACTGCTTATATGCAATGTTTGTGCAATAATATCTGCATTCTgaaattataatcattttttcattacttcagGTGTTACACTgataaaaagaacatttattcTCCTTAGTAACACCTGTATATTGTATTTATCCTAACCTATAATGGCAGAAAAAAAGattgagaattttaattttttaaagaatgtagTAGATTCTGTGTATCTTTTATAGGTACTAATTGTTAATTCTCCTATTTTATGGAAGTGTTTTACATTCTCTGGTAATGAGATCCAATGTCTAGGTACTTTATCATGAAAATGACTCatagaaattataattagttAGATTGTGGaacaccttaaaaaatatttttgtaattgaatACATTAACAATGCTTTGGTTTCCTTCTATAGCCTTGATTTACCTATTTTGTCTTATAGccatatatttttcctatttctgtCACTCATACTTGAGAATAAAGACACGATATTGATTGGCTAATGGATGTATTTTGTATAACCACTGCTAGCCATAAATGGATGTTCTAATATTATGTACACCATTa
The nucleotide sequence above comes from Ischnura elegans chromosome 13, ioIscEleg1.1, whole genome shotgun sequence. Encoded proteins:
- the LOC124170352 gene encoding uncharacterized protein LOC124170352 — translated: MASTGDTVENLPVEEARGGVTEIEQGARDSTDEMRHYLSSNFASLRDEIHKEITSRDVMLQKLEESVTRLSEDIAPVKDYVTAEMEEEDDDSSSSSSGSPEDSAPQDGDQETEEERNNRALNRCVDVMMSLTEIRKNNEEKTKIVRGFYEKIYEASPLTSLMLTFLERNRGVKVLVDCDSSYIHNLVKRLVSLDGAKCTGTFFRTFADFFECKVYLGGKAGKYSLWEGDKTVYKNHDPEVSLAQSLAQMVIHLIFKTRGCPYACNDEMHEKLYEKIEQEELQKKNTSGVCMDDLIKDALSMKTPLGREVSLISVVPAMLVKYGSKKGMSILQREIPFLTFFFMQRVIPKMRN